The Larimichthys crocea isolate SSNF chromosome X, L_crocea_2.0, whole genome shotgun sequence genome segment tttcatgtggactggctcctcctcctcctcctcctcctccctcctcctgcatccctctatatatatctgtctcttctctgtcattctctctccctccccgtcctcccccccttttttctgtATGATGTGTATTTGATTGGGAGGGCTGCCAACCTTTTTTGATTGGTCTCTTTGCTGCATCTGATGCTTGCTGATTGGCTAGTTTTTTGCTCACTTCTTGGTGATGTGATGCGCTCTTTGATTGGCTGCGTGTAATTTGTGTATGAACTCTTTCGATTGATGTTTTTTGCATTGTGTTTTCAACTGATGAATCTGCCGCTTAATTCAccttcttttcccctcttttttttaaaatttatttttaaaggtagcaaatatatttatatatatatatatataatggtCTTGGATTTCTTTTTGAATGCTTTTgttctgaaatattttgttgttttctttgttctgtgtGCCAATGGTTGCATTGTTTGTGTGCAAAAACTGCCTGACTTACTCACCAGGATCCTTGTTTTCAATGTCTTTCTCCTTCAAAAAGAAGCGCATGCATCAAATACCATCGCTGCTCATCAACAGAATTAACCTCTGTCATAAGTAAAACAACTGTTTAAAAGTATAACGACACCTCACACTTAAAAGTTTAATATGAATCTCCCAGAAAGTTTCAAACTCAGATGTGATTGGACTCTCGCTTCATTTTGATGATTCCTCACTGCATACATGTGAAACCGGGTCGACTCGGTCCCTGACCACTTTCTCTGGTGTCCAGGTCAATAACGCCACAGCCAGAGTGATGACGAACAAGAAGATGACCACCCCGTACTCGAACGGAGAGGGCCTCGCTACTCTGCCATACGGTAACGCACTTTGAAGTCAACAACAGCCTTTAGACTTTGATATGATCAGAACTGGACATAGTTTTAAAGAAACGACACTGTAACAGCTTCATTCCACCGGGTGcaaccattgacagtataaacaaTGGCTAAGAAAGGCCggatgaagcctggttgctcaaacaagtcacctatgatggcacctacctgtcaatcaaagcatccacgcttttaatccttcaaaataaaaccacctgtgcagactccagactgtaaaaaaaacctaACTACATATCCCATTTACTCATGGGTAGAAGAACCTAAATCCTGGGGAAATGCTCCAAAGGCAGCTGTGGTTTAGGAGGTACAGCGTCCACTAATCAggtgatcggtggttcgatccccggctcctccagtctgcatgccaaagtgtccttgagcaagaaaCTGAACCTCACATTGGCCCTGAAGGCttcaccatcagtgtgtgaatcaCGGTACCTTGGTAGGTGGTTGGTACCTTGCTTAGAAGAGTCAGAACACCAGAAAGTCGATTTCCATTTGGTCGTGTATGAAGCCGCTTAGAGGGTGAAGCGATGCCGTGCCCGGTGGAATCAAGGTGTGATGTGTTAAATCTGactaaatgaaagaaaagacactTCATGTGCTCACAGTAAtctctgatttttgtttttaaatctaattttttCTTCTGTCGACTGCAGCTGGATGGAAGTTGAGTCCGATGGTCGGAGCCATGTACAGTCCTGAACTCTACACGGGTACGACGACGCACTTCCTCCGATGGAGACACGGCGATGCACGAATAATCCTGGAAGTTTTTATTAAAGAAGctgttcctcttttcttttcagtacCGGGGTTCCCGTACCAGGCGGCTGCAGCGGCCGCCTCCACCGCCGCCGCGACCTTTCGAGGCGCTCATCTCCGGGGTCGCGCCCGGCCCGTGTACAGCGCGGTCAGGGCGGCTGTGCCACAACCGGCCATCCCCACCTACCCggggtaaacacacacacaccacacacacacaaaaagctcaACGCATGTCAGATACAATCAATAATTGTGCATGCCGCGTGTGTTTGGATACATTTTATTGACATATTGATAGTTTGCTGAGCTCAAATACCATTTCCTTGTAGCTCAAAGTCGTACTTTAGGATCGAGTAGAGTTGATAGTCTCTGCAGTAACAGTAGTATCACTCTGAAGTTGGTGCATTTGCATACAAAGAGGTGGTATTTTGTCCTGCATGTTGCACGGTGTGTAATAATCTcaccctttctttctcttttctctctttcacaatCTGTTCGGCACCGTCttctcacctccctctctctttctctccctttctctctctctctctccctcaaaTCGTCactcttgtttgttgttttctgcaaTGCCCACATGGTGGCGCATCAcaccatttttttgttttgtttggacttTCCACcaccgctcctcctcctctctccttccttccttccttcctttccttttcctttcccccttcttctctcgtctctctctctctcagtgtgatGGCCTATCAGGATGGCTTTTACGGTGCAGCCGATCTCTATGTAAGtatacctctctctctcctctactGCCTCACCTCCTCACCTACGTTTCCtcgccccctccctccctttcttgCCTCGTTGTGGGTTTTTTCAAAGTGTGAAGCGACAAAGACCAAACCCGTAGAGACGTGTACTTctgggtgtttttattttgttttttggactcATCACATCGAGACATTTTTATGttaaagtacaaataaatatgaaatcataatttttcttaatgcacacacacacacactcatcaatGTGTTCATTCATGAGTAGACTCCTCTTGGGTTTGTCTCTGTGCATTTGTGAGTTTGTACCAATGTGattatgagtgtgtgtctgctgtgttgtgctgtgcagtgtgtgtgtgtgtgtgtgtgtgagaccagGTTGACAATAgctgtttctgttctctctgtagACTAGTGTTTCAGGACATTAGTGGCAGATTGCCCCAGGTAGGGTTTTACACACTCTGTGTGAGAGCCAGTGTGCATCCTCCTCGTCTCCAATGACTGCGTGCTGCTAGACATTTATTGACCATCTGAGATTGAAATgccttctctgtcttcttctacTAACTCACTGGATTCTGACAATGGGTGGAGTTGCGGAAGGGGGAGAAAAGTTCAGATCAATTTGAATTTGTGGAAGAATTAAGcggcataaaaagaaaaacatgtacaggagagatggatggaggttAGGTGGAGGTTAATACTTTATACACAGTCTGTTTCATCACCAAACATCCAGATAAGAgcgtgaaaataaaaaagactttttcTGAATCTGATACATTTCATCTTGTTCTTGaggcaaaaacattttcatcacacttttttaaaaactcccAAATCCAATAGGAGTTGAATCTGGGACAACCGGGACTTGGTTGTTGATCCACAGAGACTCGAACTGAGTCCAAGTCCCGAGTCCGAGTCGCCCCAGATTGAACTCTCAAAGAAAGACGACCTTGACGAGTTTAGGGTAAATTCGGACGGGATCCGGCGCTGGCCTCGAAAAACGAAAACGTGACAACTCTTAGCGGTGAATCACTTGGCTCAAACTAATATCGATCAACACTTTGAATGTGCGATCATCTGTCTGACGGTCACTTTGAAGAGCTCCACCTCTTTTTCTGAACCACACATTCCCCTTGTCCCACCAAGCGCAGACAGATCGGTCgacctgaaatgtctccacaaCTGAGACTGTCTGAACTCTGGTTCTCTCTGGTTCTCTGGTTCTAAATCCGAGTCTGGCTGCAACTTATGctcagagacacaaagaagtttagtTTGATTTGTGCACGATGGGAGCACCAGCATCGATAAAGCCGGTCAATCAGCGAGATAAATCTATAAActagttatttcctgattgaaACCCTGCAGTGATTGGCCGCGGAGCCTGATCCTGTCCGAATGAACCTCGTCACTTAGTTATCCTCTTCTCGTGCcctcaactttttatttttaatttattattattgcacacTTTCAAACTTTTTGAAATTCTGAACGTGTcgaaacacaaacaggacactctgcagcagttttacagttttacttCAGACCCCTTCCAGGAATCTCCCTATCTGTTTCACCTGTGGCATGCTAACTGAATCAATGTCGGCATGCAGACATACTTACAAGGCtgactccccctcctcccctcagtCCTCCCCCCTTATTTCCTcccctctttgtcttcctcccctcttttttatttctccctcaGTTGAAACCTTTCGtaccctttccttccttcctccccctcctccccttcgaGTCCAGCCTTCCTCCCATAGCAGCAGCTGTGTGGTCCTGAATGCAGGGACTTGGTTGTGACTGATCCTTTAGGGTAGAATGCAgcggtgtgtttgttttttttttagggatgTTCGGCCTAATACACTCCTGAGTTTGGGAAAGCAtgctgtgtctgtcagtgattGGTCGATGGCCTACGTgagcgtggtgtgtgtgtgtttttgttttaaatccgATTGGCTGACCTCTGTCTTCTCACACctgtagtttttatttgtgtctgttcatcagctgttcatcatcaaaacaaacatgaataatgaCACGATCATCCTGCCAccccctccccctttctttaactgtgtgtttttggtcGGGGACTCAGGGTGGGGCACAGTGACGGGTATgaactctctctccctccatgttTAACTCGCAGTGGGAAACGTAAAACATGCACAATCTAAAGATTTCCCACGTTTAGTCATGGAGGGAGAGACCCACACAGAGCCTGAGCTACATCCTTGTGAATGCCGTACTGCACCAGATTAGCCAGTGTTGCTGActgtctgcttgtttttaatctttcgCTCTCTTCTCAGCAGTTTTTTCTCACAATGTAACCCTTTAGATTCACCGCTAGTCTGTTAGTGTGCAGCACAGATACGGCCGACGTGTTAACGAGGATTTActcctgttgtttctgtttttttcttccctccgttgcatcttcctctctctctctctctcctccatcgcCTCATCGCAGGGTGGCTATGCAGCGTATCGTTACGCCCAGCCGGCTGCGGTAGCGACTCCTGCGGCGGCGGCAGCTGCAGCGGCGGCTTACAGTGACAGGTGAGtgccacctccacctccacctcctcctccacctcctgctccaTCGTGgtcagagatgtatagtaacgaagtggaactacttaagtactgtacttaagtactaaaatgcagtatctgtacttttttggagtattatttttttccccaacttctacttttactgcactacatatttttgatgaatttaatacttttactccgatacatttttcatgtgctgaatcgttactcgttactattgtagcgtccagccggacacgtgatgaatgacgaggcgttattgaacaaactgcatttattgctgaacggtttggtaacaggactcggtgactgtcggccggaaccacgccaaaaaaacaacaacagaacagtcccggtctcacatcaacctcgctcgtgcgccgtacgtcatacacctgacacacccaggtgcgctctctcacctgctgccccgccccctcgctctgcattcattcagacgcattcacagaccatgggaaatcacagaactctaccatgaacattgtaacactgtaacattagaagttgtgccttaataaatatttaaaataatataaacaacagtacttgtacttttacttgtacttttactttcagtacttaagtagcaattttttacttctacttgcaatacttaagtacaaaacattttggatactttagtacttttacttaagtacagtgtttaaagaacacttcaacttctactttttttgatatagcacttgtacttctactccactcctttactccagtactttatacgTCTCTGATCGTGGTGCATGAAAAGGAGTCTTCTATGAAATATGCATTTGATGTTTCATCTATGtgcagattaaaaacacaacaagcagaGTGCACTGAATGAACTATAGAAAAAACAAGCTTGTAAACAGTCCTCAGCTCCCACCTTGAGAAGTTTCAGTCTGACGCTGCTAAAAGTCGCCTCTTAATATCAGTGCAAGCGCTGTGTTACAGAAAGGTTAAACATCAGCTGTGTCAGGACACGCAGCAGATATTTTCAGTCCTAAATGCCACAGAACGAAGGTTCAGATACGAAGGGTCAGAACATTTaagaatgaagaagaaagagtaCACTGCATCATGATGCGTGTCTATTTAAATACTTCTTTAAGTACTGTTTACTTCCAGGCGTAGTGCACGAAGCTGGCTCGTGAGTAAACGACGATCACGACGTTtaactgcttcttcttcttcgtcgcCAGATTTCAAAGGTGCGGCGTATTAGTGCCAATGTTTgtctgccaaaatataaatataagtatgtcGAGGCATTCGCCGCAGCTTGTTCAGCTCCTTGTACTTCACAGTACGCCGCTTCTTGACAGAACAGACGGCGTTAACGCACGCAGCATCTGTTTGGTGTCAGGACACGATATCAGTGCTGACATGCATATCATAGAGCAACATCCTTCTTAATCATACTGTgtgattcatgtttgttttgttctctgacAGCTACGGACGAGTTTACACGGCGGACCCTTACCACGCTGCGCTCGCTCCAGCTGCCTACGGTGTCGGAGCCATGGTAAGTCCTTTAAGATTTCAATGTATaagtgatattttatatttttctgattGTTAACAACTCAAACGGAAAGAGCAAGAGCAACTGAAGTTCAGTTTCAAGTTTAGGCACGACTGATTTTGTAAAACAGGACACAAATATGTGGTTTTAAAGGCAAAAATATGATTCAAAGACAtgtattgttatatatttagtGTATTCAGTGTTTACATCACTAAAAGACTGTTCAAATCTAGCTCTAAGACTAAATTAATGTCTTTAAATTAGTTATTACACAGCAGATCTGCTTCTTAgattgtttatgttgttgtaaaatgtgaatttattccctaaatgtgtctttttgttcCTCCACAGGCCACACTGTACCGGGGAGGCTACAGCAGATTTGCCccttactaaaaaaaaaaaaaaaaaaaaaaattaaaaaagacactACATTTCCCAGGAGCTCCTCTCTTCCATTGAATTTACTCTTGAAAGAGCTCCCTCTGTTGTCGTGGAGGTGGACTGCACCCAGTTTTAAAAAGCGTGGACCACAACAAAGATATTTCAGATCCCACCCGTCCCCCCCACCCCGAGCAGTCCCACGTTTTCTTATATACGCTACTACAGAAATAGAGGAATGCTGTATTAAAGACTGACAGATGGcctttacatttaaaaaaaaaacaacaacaacaaaaaaaaaacaacaaaaatgaaaaaacagaagaaaaaataaagacttaaaaTAGCCATCTTCCCTTATTGCACGGCTGTATTATAGTCCCCCGTCCTCCCCTTCTTACTCTCCTggcactcagcagcagcacaagaCTCGGGATGGAGCCCAGATGTTCTTCCAaaggccgtgtgtgtgtgtgagtgtgtgtgtgtgtgtgtgtgtgtgtgtgtgtgtggataactgacatttatttaaatatctgtcAACCATGTGTGTGAGAACGGAAAAAGATCGGATTGGGAAGGTCGTGCCGAGACACGGCACCTTGAAGCATTTTGAAAGACGAGTCactaaaatgatttaaaaaacaaaacaaaaacacacccactGATGGATTTTTCTAAGTCCTCTTTAATGTGGGCGCGTAGTAACGAAAGAGGATTTCCATTCTCGCTGTGTTCTCGTAGACGGAGACCGAACACGGCGGCTCGGGACAGAGACGATGTGACGGTTTATATATAACGACAGAAATCACGTCCGAAAgctgaaaggaaggaagggagggttTATTAGAGCTGTTCCTTACCTCAAGTTTTCTTAGTATGTGGACATGGTGAACCTTTAAACTTAAAAATTGTTATGATATGCAAAGAAATtagtttagagaaaaaaaaagttaccaaattattattattattattgtaattattcttattcttattaaacattattttgttgAGATGGGACGTGTAGTTTCAACCCTCGGGGTTAAAAATCAGAAATCCATCAtgaacactaaaaaaaaaacaaaaaaaaacactaaactttTCAAATTTTTAGCTTTAGCTCCGCCCACAGACCCCGGGGGTTCGAGTCCCTGTTGATCCTTTAATGTAGAGATTTATCATTTGGATTTGTttcccacccctccaccctttCCCCGTCACGTCACGCTCCATCTTTTATACAGCAAAGTCCAACATCGAATGAGTCTTCCTGAAACATACTTTagttggttaaaaaaaaacgctgCCAGCAGCGAGAGCGAAGAGAGATTCAGCCGAGTGAGTTcatagaaaatatttaaatgcaaaacacCTTACTATTGTGCATATTTCTATACCGTTGTATTCTATATTTCcaaaatgtggcttttttttttggttcagtttgtttttggcttttgtttttgttccaaaGATTTGTAGAAAGCACATTTTTCTGCcgtatgtataaatatattatctttgttattgttattatcataaTCCTTGATAATCCTATTGCTGTCtttatttacttctttttcatcttttctgtttgtcttttcttttctttttttttacatatatatataaatatatccgTAAGTGTTGTTCCTTCTCCAGTAAGGTGCAAAGTTAAAtatcaagttttgtttttgtggtttggaGTCAAAGATTTGAGCCGAGAGCGTACCGGAGTAACGACGTACTGAAGGTATGCACGCAACACTACCAAACTTTTGTCCTCTTAgttaaatttttttaattattattttttggtttgatCATAGGATCCGTTTGCGTGATTATATTTTCAAAATCTACATGAACGGCtggatttattttcctttttttgtgtccATATTTTGCAGATGACTGACaccttgtttctttatttccgTTTATTCtgatagttgttgttttttttgttttaaagcagaCTCCTTACATTTCAGTGGTTAAATCCGTCATCTTGGCCTTTTGCGGTCGCTTCAGGTTTGTTTGAAGATTTCCAGTAAAAAGtgttatttctaaaaaaaaaaaaaaaagtacggACGCCCTGAGCGGTAcattgatacattttatttcctccgttATCTCGTGATAACAAGttaaattcatttgttttcttgcatgTTCAAGTTATTTgtcgaaataacaaatgttttatatataacgACATTACAGGATTTTCTGTAAATCTCAAAATTACGAAAATTTGTTTCCCCCGAGATAATCCCATAATAAATTTGAGATCTCGACATAACAAAAGGATCGTCTAGTATGTTAAATAACTGCACTTGCATCTTTCACCTGCTCCTCTGTCGTCGCTACACTGAATGATTTTTACGTGCAATGAGGTGATCAGTTTTTATGCTTTATGAGCTGTTTATGTCGAGATAACAAATCTTTGCTTTCTCGAGATGCGGCCATAATTAATTTGGGATCGTCgagtattttaaatattggCGGGAAACCTTATTCATTGTAGCAGCGTCAGAGAAGCAGGAGAAAGTTGCAAttgcaattatttatttaatattagactgtcctttttgtttgttttttgagatCTCTGTATTAATCATGGCATTATCTCGGGAAAACAAAGTTACGTAATTTTGAGATCTTGAAAAAGTTCCGTTCCCGTTATCGCCCATTACCATTTGTTATTTCGGCATAAATAacttgagatcttgagaaaacggaggaaataaatgtatgaatgtatgaccggttagggcttccgtacatacatggtgaaaaacaaaatgtcatcgTGGGATACGATGATATAATTTGTGTGGTAAATGCggcagttttctttttgttgttttgtttttttacccgTTAATTTCAAAGCTAACCGTTGTGTTTTTCAACTCTCACATTGGAAAAACATGCAGGTCaatgatgttttgatttgttttctttctattaAATGTGCTGCTGTCAGATTTTCTCATgacatttaacatttcttttaaaatatctcaaagTTACTAAAGAATGTGCTCcggacaacaacaaaaaaaaagaaacctagCCAAAGATGCTAACGTAATCGTCCCCAGCACGTTCTGACTCCCAACTTGAGAAGTGctacacaaaaataacacaaaggaTGGACTTAACAAAGCCACTGAAGAAGGCATGGACAAACCAGCATGAGCGATACTTGTCaagtttaaaaagagaaaaaaaaaaaagtagttttgcATGAATCTTGTGTCTTTCATATTTGACTCCCGAGCAGCCGAGCCCAGTTGCGTTTCTTCTTTACCACTAAACTCGATATGTAGAATGACCGGCAGCTAGCAGTCCGAAGCTAGCTGAACACAACAAAGAGCACAGTGCTGTTTGGCAAGAAGGCCGCCGACAAACAAAACACGAATTTTGCTGTCACGGTTTTCTTGCCGCTGTATTATAGTAAACTATGTGGCCGTTCTTCATAGTTGCTATGGTTTCTCAATGACCAGTCCCTCTCCCTTTGTCATGTCTTTATCCCCCCTTGACTgccattatgtttttttgttattgaatgtccatataaaatgttttatataaaatgttttgttgtgatcaagttttcaggttgtttttcttttggtatTCTATCTTCTTTAGTAAAATGGACGAGTTGTGTTATTGCAACATCACGTCCTCTTCgcccttttctcctctgccattatgtccgtagagctaacagcagctaacagactgagctaacatgagctaacagcggctaacagactgagctaacatgagctaacagcagctaacaaactgagctaacatgagctaacagcagcttacaaacggagctaacagcagctaacaaactgagctaacattagctaagagtggctaacaaactgagctaacagtggctaacagcagctaacaaactgatctaacagcggctaacaaactgatctaacagcggctaacaaactgagctaacatgagctaacagactgagctaacatgagctaacagcagctaacagactgaactaacatgagctaacagcagctacagctgtcagcagtttacttcactgtccatcataaactctgtaaatcacagagagttgaggcggagcagccggaggacatcagagggaaaaccagaaaacatttcctccataaaatatgatccagtttcaccagaatcagtgaaatagttgctgctgtgtgacttagtgccgtaaagcgttacgtacttctcccaacccggagcccaaagttacatagtgtgagaacagacgtatgTGTAAGTGATGTTACAGTAACGTTAAATTTACGTTAgatattgtgcttttttttttaaaaaaggcatttGTTTGGggaaaatatttattaacaCTCGTACTAAACTGTGCTAGTGTGCACAAATTTTTTACATtcacagttcataaaaataaaaatatatatcatgaGCAGCTGTACATTAAGAAGGAATAGCTGGGGAAGGGGAGAGAGTGGAAAAGGCAGGATTGGAGATTTAGTGGAGACAGATTTAATCCACcgtcttttaaaaatgtacaagcCAAGTGCAAAAGTCTCAATAgataattaaaacttttttaaattagccaGTTTATGCCACAGTTTGGATTAGCTCTGGGTATAATTTCATATGCAGTGGCAGATCAGGTGTTTTTGGTAGGTGAAGGGAAATCGGTGCTGGGGGGTAGAAGAGTTTCTACACAATTCCATATTTCGCCAGGTCGCTGAGCTCCATGTCCCCGAAGGCTTCCCATGGGCAGATCACTGTGATGTCTGTGCCGAGGCCCTCCATGCCGGGGATGTCGTCTCCGAATCTGTGGACGGAAACAAAAACTTAATTTCTCGTGGTTGCAACACAGCATGTAgggaaaacaacatgaaaccagTTATTTATGAGAAGGAAGTCATAATCCAAAAATAAAGAGGTGAAGCAAGACTATAAAGGGGGcgttcctcaaatgtccacctgagtctggctccagaagtgagtcagtctccataagtccccatgttagacagcagaaataaacatgttcacagcctggtacaaaaaacagttttggtctctgtagctaatttccccgttcatgacaactgtactgagggtgaatttatatacaactcacctgttcacattatattaaggcttaaagggttttttttagattagatggTGGCCAAGATTTGTTGATATATGACTTTTAGTTGCTGAAGAAGTATTCTTTACTCAAAAGTGTGGAAAATACTTGTTGGGTTGGGAACTACTGGTTTAACCATAAACTCAAAAGTCTGAGCTACTGGAAAAATATAGTAGAATATTTTACTTGTGAATGTATTGGAGTACATATACATGTAAAGTACCTCATCGTGGTACTTGTTTAAATGCACTTCTTACCCCTTCTGGCCTGGTTTAGGCGCCTTGCTCTTGAAGGTACGAGCGGCCCTCTGTTTGAACTTGGGAGGTGCCTTCTTGTCGGCGGGAGCTGCTACGCCTGCGTCTGCCATCTTTTATATGCTGAGAGAAACAACAGTTAATTAGTCAGTGTTGATGTGTAaggccttcctcctcctcctcctttaaacCCCCTGCCCCGTGTTTGGATGATATAACCCCCTCAGATTAGGTCAAATTAGAGACTAAAGCTGTCACAGTTCTTTAAATCTCCGTTACACAAACAGCTTTGTCTATTTTTACACGCTGGCATTAAAGATTACTCTCGGCGGAGTTACAGACCAAACATAACAAGCCCAGAATATCTCTTAAGTTCAC includes the following:
- the LOC109137891 gene encoding retinal cone rhodopsin-sensitive cGMP 3',5'-cyclic phosphodiesterase subunit gamma, producing MADAGVAAPADKKAPPKFKQRAARTFKSKAPKPGQKGFGDDIPGMEGLGTDITVICPWEAFGDMELSDLAKYGIV